A portion of the Malania oleifera isolate guangnan ecotype guangnan chromosome 3, ASM2987363v1, whole genome shotgun sequence genome contains these proteins:
- the LOC131150951 gene encoding uncharacterized protein LOC131150951 isoform X2 has translation MSFDEEEKQWSCGKVGGVKLHRVSSIIRDIGEPCLHQSPIKVSKMLKPDKWQAAFDSDGKVFGFQKALKLIVLGGVDPSIRPEVWEFLLGCYAPSSTAEYRRELRMARRERYKDLIKQCQMMHANVGTGSPAYVVGSKVMDVRTFSKANGRKEAEVKNRQASDENTNKLDTYCEWDHSCTDTPYACQRECSSYSSDIVSVRRSTDGMAYDSSSLICSSDPYNCSSPKPGREAHISECVNERIYDFPTLPVTNLFEKHVQEKKDFEMDDDGLSAQCNLRLEDESLHSFQIDNNVDLIMESNDLPSNNISPHIHSEIEMIHPDTHEPAFRSSNLGCKPETVDSLRISDVPKTPIINATSQGVGSEDRVSEWLWTLHRIAVDVVRTDSHLEFYEDTKNLARMSDILAVYAWVDPATGYCQGMSDLLSPFVVLYEDNADAFWCFEMLLRRMRENFQMEGPTRVMKQLQALWHILELTDREMFVHLSHIGAESLHFAFRMLLVLFRRELSFNEALFMWEMMWAADFDEATLSSLEENCLEQLLVQAPKDLSREIVEVREDNVNYSLRCGLKSKQRNIKQRISENGGIKSASSHHLCGLTKSFWSKNAQLQICGAVSLRNEDDELPVFCVAAVLIMNRQKIIRVTHSIDDLIKIFNDNMLKISVKRCIRTAIKLRKKYFYKLIRSKSPEAHNGD, from the exons ATGTCTTTTGACGAAGAGGAGAAACAATGGAGTTGTGGGAAGGTTGGTGGTGTGAAGCTTCATCGAGTCAGTTCTATTATTCGCGACATTGGCGAACCTTGCCTCCACCAATCACCGATAAAG GTAAGTAAAATGCTTAAGCCGGACAAGTGGCAGGCAGCTTTTGATAGTGATGGAAAGGTTTTTGGTTTCCAGAAAGCACTGAAGTTGATAGTTTTGGGG GGTGTGGATCCATCTATAAGGCCAGAAGTTTGGGAGTTTCTTCTTGGCTGTTATGCACCAAGCAGCACTGCTGAGTATCGAAGGGAACTGAGGATGGCTAGGAG GGAGCGTTACAAGGACCTAATTAAGCAATGCCAAATGATGCATGCAAACGTAGGAACTGGTTCACCTGCATATGTTGTGGGGTCCAAAGTTATGGATGTTCGGACATTTTCCAAAGCTAATGGGAGAAAAGAAGCTGAAGTAAAAAACAGACAAGCTTCTGATGAAAATACTAACAAATTAGATACTTATTGTGAATGGGATCATAGTTGTACAGATACACCATATGCCTGCCAAAGAGAATGCTCTAGTTATTCATCTGACATTGTCAGTGTAAGGAGAAGCACAGACGGTATGGCATATGACTCTTCAAGTCTTATATGTAGTTCAGATCCATACAACTGCAGTTCTCCAAAACCTGGGAGAGAAGCACATATATCAGAATGCGTAAACGAAAGAATTTATGATTTTCCTACTTTACCTGTTACGAATTTGTTTGAGAAGCATGTTCAGGAAAAGAAAGATTTTGAGATGGATGATGATGGACTTTCCGCTCAGTGTAATCTGAGATTAGAAGATGAAAGTCTGCACAGTTTTCAGATTGACAACAATGTGGATCTAATTATGGAATCAAATGATTTACCGTCTAACAATATCTCACCTCATATTCACTCTGAAATTGAAATGATTCATCCTGATACCCATGAACCAGCATTTCGGTCCAGTAATCTGGGATGCAAACCAGAAACAGTGGACAGCCTGAGAATATCAGATGTTCCAAAAACACCCATAATAAATGCAACATCTCAAGGGGTTGGCAGTGAAGACAGAGTATCTGAATGGCTTTGGACACTGCACCGCATAG CTGTTGATGTGGTAAGAACAGATAGCCATCTTGAATTCTATGAGGATACGAAAAACTTAGCCAGAATGTCAGACATCCTTGCTGTTTATGCATGGGTTGATCCTGCAACAGGATACTGCCAAG GTATGAGTGATTTGCTGTCCCCTTTTGTTGTTCTCTACGAGGATAATGCTGATGCATTTTGGTGCTTTGAGATGCTTCTAAGGAGAATG CGTGAAAATTTTCAGATGGAAGGTCCTACTAGAGTCATGAAGCAGTTGCAAGCACTATGGCACATCTTGGAACTCACAGACCGAGAAATGTTTGTGCACCTCTCGCATATAGGTGCTGAAAGCCTTCATTTTGCTTTCCGCATGCTGTTGGTGCTTTTTCGTCGGGAGTTGTCTTTCAATGAGGCTCTTTTTATGTGGGAG ATGATGTGGGCTGCTGATTTTGATGAGGCAACATTGTCTAGTCTAGAGGAGAATTGCCTGGAACAACTGCTGGTACAGGCTCCAAAAGATTTAAGTAGAGAAATAGTAGAAGTAAGGGAGGACAATGTTAATTATAGTTTGAGGTGTGGCTTAAAGTCGAAGCAAAGAAATATTAAGCAACGCATATCTGAAAATGGGGGAATAAAATCAGCATCATCTCATCACCTCTGTGGCTTGACAAAGAGTTTTTGGTCAAAGAATGCTCAGTTACAGATCTGTGGTGCTGTCTCATTAAGGAATGAGGATGATGAATTGCCTGTGTTTTGTGTAGCAGCAGTTCTCATTATGAATCGTCAGAAAATCATCAGAGTAACTCATTCAATTGATGATTTGATAAAG ATATTCAATGACAACATGCTCAAGATCAGTGTCAAAAGATGCATACGTACAGCCATCAAACTTCGGAAGAAATACTTTTACAAG CTAATCAGAAGCAAGAGCCCAGAAGCTCATAATGGTGACTAG
- the LOC131150951 gene encoding uncharacterized protein LOC131150951 isoform X1: MSFDEEEKQWSCGKVGGVKLHRVSSIIRDIGEPCLHQSPIKVVIAVSKMLKPDKWQAAFDSDGKVFGFQKALKLIVLGGVDPSIRPEVWEFLLGCYAPSSTAEYRRELRMARRERYKDLIKQCQMMHANVGTGSPAYVVGSKVMDVRTFSKANGRKEAEVKNRQASDENTNKLDTYCEWDHSCTDTPYACQRECSSYSSDIVSVRRSTDGMAYDSSSLICSSDPYNCSSPKPGREAHISECVNERIYDFPTLPVTNLFEKHVQEKKDFEMDDDGLSAQCNLRLEDESLHSFQIDNNVDLIMESNDLPSNNISPHIHSEIEMIHPDTHEPAFRSSNLGCKPETVDSLRISDVPKTPIINATSQGVGSEDRVSEWLWTLHRIAVDVVRTDSHLEFYEDTKNLARMSDILAVYAWVDPATGYCQGMSDLLSPFVVLYEDNADAFWCFEMLLRRMRENFQMEGPTRVMKQLQALWHILELTDREMFVHLSHIGAESLHFAFRMLLVLFRRELSFNEALFMWEMMWAADFDEATLSSLEENCLEQLLVQAPKDLSREIVEVREDNVNYSLRCGLKSKQRNIKQRISENGGIKSASSHHLCGLTKSFWSKNAQLQICGAVSLRNEDDELPVFCVAAVLIMNRQKIIRVTHSIDDLIKIFNDNMLKISVKRCIRTAIKLRKKYFYKLIRSKSPEAHNGD, from the exons ATGTCTTTTGACGAAGAGGAGAAACAATGGAGTTGTGGGAAGGTTGGTGGTGTGAAGCTTCATCGAGTCAGTTCTATTATTCGCGACATTGGCGAACCTTGCCTCCACCAATCACCGATAAAGGTTGTTATAGCT GTAAGTAAAATGCTTAAGCCGGACAAGTGGCAGGCAGCTTTTGATAGTGATGGAAAGGTTTTTGGTTTCCAGAAAGCACTGAAGTTGATAGTTTTGGGG GGTGTGGATCCATCTATAAGGCCAGAAGTTTGGGAGTTTCTTCTTGGCTGTTATGCACCAAGCAGCACTGCTGAGTATCGAAGGGAACTGAGGATGGCTAGGAG GGAGCGTTACAAGGACCTAATTAAGCAATGCCAAATGATGCATGCAAACGTAGGAACTGGTTCACCTGCATATGTTGTGGGGTCCAAAGTTATGGATGTTCGGACATTTTCCAAAGCTAATGGGAGAAAAGAAGCTGAAGTAAAAAACAGACAAGCTTCTGATGAAAATACTAACAAATTAGATACTTATTGTGAATGGGATCATAGTTGTACAGATACACCATATGCCTGCCAAAGAGAATGCTCTAGTTATTCATCTGACATTGTCAGTGTAAGGAGAAGCACAGACGGTATGGCATATGACTCTTCAAGTCTTATATGTAGTTCAGATCCATACAACTGCAGTTCTCCAAAACCTGGGAGAGAAGCACATATATCAGAATGCGTAAACGAAAGAATTTATGATTTTCCTACTTTACCTGTTACGAATTTGTTTGAGAAGCATGTTCAGGAAAAGAAAGATTTTGAGATGGATGATGATGGACTTTCCGCTCAGTGTAATCTGAGATTAGAAGATGAAAGTCTGCACAGTTTTCAGATTGACAACAATGTGGATCTAATTATGGAATCAAATGATTTACCGTCTAACAATATCTCACCTCATATTCACTCTGAAATTGAAATGATTCATCCTGATACCCATGAACCAGCATTTCGGTCCAGTAATCTGGGATGCAAACCAGAAACAGTGGACAGCCTGAGAATATCAGATGTTCCAAAAACACCCATAATAAATGCAACATCTCAAGGGGTTGGCAGTGAAGACAGAGTATCTGAATGGCTTTGGACACTGCACCGCATAG CTGTTGATGTGGTAAGAACAGATAGCCATCTTGAATTCTATGAGGATACGAAAAACTTAGCCAGAATGTCAGACATCCTTGCTGTTTATGCATGGGTTGATCCTGCAACAGGATACTGCCAAG GTATGAGTGATTTGCTGTCCCCTTTTGTTGTTCTCTACGAGGATAATGCTGATGCATTTTGGTGCTTTGAGATGCTTCTAAGGAGAATG CGTGAAAATTTTCAGATGGAAGGTCCTACTAGAGTCATGAAGCAGTTGCAAGCACTATGGCACATCTTGGAACTCACAGACCGAGAAATGTTTGTGCACCTCTCGCATATAGGTGCTGAAAGCCTTCATTTTGCTTTCCGCATGCTGTTGGTGCTTTTTCGTCGGGAGTTGTCTTTCAATGAGGCTCTTTTTATGTGGGAG ATGATGTGGGCTGCTGATTTTGATGAGGCAACATTGTCTAGTCTAGAGGAGAATTGCCTGGAACAACTGCTGGTACAGGCTCCAAAAGATTTAAGTAGAGAAATAGTAGAAGTAAGGGAGGACAATGTTAATTATAGTTTGAGGTGTGGCTTAAAGTCGAAGCAAAGAAATATTAAGCAACGCATATCTGAAAATGGGGGAATAAAATCAGCATCATCTCATCACCTCTGTGGCTTGACAAAGAGTTTTTGGTCAAAGAATGCTCAGTTACAGATCTGTGGTGCTGTCTCATTAAGGAATGAGGATGATGAATTGCCTGTGTTTTGTGTAGCAGCAGTTCTCATTATGAATCGTCAGAAAATCATCAGAGTAACTCATTCAATTGATGATTTGATAAAG ATATTCAATGACAACATGCTCAAGATCAGTGTCAAAAGATGCATACGTACAGCCATCAAACTTCGGAAGAAATACTTTTACAAG CTAATCAGAAGCAAGAGCCCAGAAGCTCATAATGGTGACTAG
- the LOC131150951 gene encoding uncharacterized protein LOC131150951 isoform X4 has protein sequence MSFDEEEKQWSCGKVGGVKLHRVSSIIRDIGEPCLHQSPIKVSKMLKPDKWQAAFDSDGKVFGFQKALKLIVLGGVDPSIRPEVWEFLLGCYAPSSTAEYRRELRMARRERYKDLIKQCQMMHANVGTGSPAYVVGSKVMDVRTFSKANGRKEAEVKNRQASDENTNKLDTYCEWDHSCTDTPYACQRECSSYSSDIVSVRRSTDGMAYDSSSLICSSDPYNCSSPKPGREAHISECVNERIYDFPTLPVTNLFEKHVQEKKDFEMDDDGLSAQCNLRLEDESLHSFQIDNNVDLIMESNDLPSNNISPHIHSEIEMIHPDTHEPAFRSSNLGCKPETVDSLRISDVPKTPIINATSQGVGSEDRVSEWLWTLHRIAVDVVRTDSHLEFYEDTKNLARMSDILAVYAWVDPATGYCQGMSDLLSPFVVLYEDNADAFWCFEMLLRRMMEGPTRVMKQLQALWHILELTDREMFVHLSHIGAESLHFAFRMLLVLFRRELSFNEALFMWEMMWAADFDEATLSSLEENCLEQLLVQAPKDLSREIVEVREDNVNYSLRCGLKSKQRNIKQRISENGGIKSASSHHLCGLTKSFWSKNAQLQICGAVSLRNEDDELPVFCVAAVLIMNRQKIIRVTHSIDDLIKIFNDNMLKISVKRCIRTAIKLRKKYFYKLIRSKSPEAHNGD, from the exons ATGTCTTTTGACGAAGAGGAGAAACAATGGAGTTGTGGGAAGGTTGGTGGTGTGAAGCTTCATCGAGTCAGTTCTATTATTCGCGACATTGGCGAACCTTGCCTCCACCAATCACCGATAAAG GTAAGTAAAATGCTTAAGCCGGACAAGTGGCAGGCAGCTTTTGATAGTGATGGAAAGGTTTTTGGTTTCCAGAAAGCACTGAAGTTGATAGTTTTGGGG GGTGTGGATCCATCTATAAGGCCAGAAGTTTGGGAGTTTCTTCTTGGCTGTTATGCACCAAGCAGCACTGCTGAGTATCGAAGGGAACTGAGGATGGCTAGGAG GGAGCGTTACAAGGACCTAATTAAGCAATGCCAAATGATGCATGCAAACGTAGGAACTGGTTCACCTGCATATGTTGTGGGGTCCAAAGTTATGGATGTTCGGACATTTTCCAAAGCTAATGGGAGAAAAGAAGCTGAAGTAAAAAACAGACAAGCTTCTGATGAAAATACTAACAAATTAGATACTTATTGTGAATGGGATCATAGTTGTACAGATACACCATATGCCTGCCAAAGAGAATGCTCTAGTTATTCATCTGACATTGTCAGTGTAAGGAGAAGCACAGACGGTATGGCATATGACTCTTCAAGTCTTATATGTAGTTCAGATCCATACAACTGCAGTTCTCCAAAACCTGGGAGAGAAGCACATATATCAGAATGCGTAAACGAAAGAATTTATGATTTTCCTACTTTACCTGTTACGAATTTGTTTGAGAAGCATGTTCAGGAAAAGAAAGATTTTGAGATGGATGATGATGGACTTTCCGCTCAGTGTAATCTGAGATTAGAAGATGAAAGTCTGCACAGTTTTCAGATTGACAACAATGTGGATCTAATTATGGAATCAAATGATTTACCGTCTAACAATATCTCACCTCATATTCACTCTGAAATTGAAATGATTCATCCTGATACCCATGAACCAGCATTTCGGTCCAGTAATCTGGGATGCAAACCAGAAACAGTGGACAGCCTGAGAATATCAGATGTTCCAAAAACACCCATAATAAATGCAACATCTCAAGGGGTTGGCAGTGAAGACAGAGTATCTGAATGGCTTTGGACACTGCACCGCATAG CTGTTGATGTGGTAAGAACAGATAGCCATCTTGAATTCTATGAGGATACGAAAAACTTAGCCAGAATGTCAGACATCCTTGCTGTTTATGCATGGGTTGATCCTGCAACAGGATACTGCCAAG GTATGAGTGATTTGCTGTCCCCTTTTGTTGTTCTCTACGAGGATAATGCTGATGCATTTTGGTGCTTTGAGATGCTTCTAAGGAGAATG ATGGAAGGTCCTACTAGAGTCATGAAGCAGTTGCAAGCACTATGGCACATCTTGGAACTCACAGACCGAGAAATGTTTGTGCACCTCTCGCATATAGGTGCTGAAAGCCTTCATTTTGCTTTCCGCATGCTGTTGGTGCTTTTTCGTCGGGAGTTGTCTTTCAATGAGGCTCTTTTTATGTGGGAG ATGATGTGGGCTGCTGATTTTGATGAGGCAACATTGTCTAGTCTAGAGGAGAATTGCCTGGAACAACTGCTGGTACAGGCTCCAAAAGATTTAAGTAGAGAAATAGTAGAAGTAAGGGAGGACAATGTTAATTATAGTTTGAGGTGTGGCTTAAAGTCGAAGCAAAGAAATATTAAGCAACGCATATCTGAAAATGGGGGAATAAAATCAGCATCATCTCATCACCTCTGTGGCTTGACAAAGAGTTTTTGGTCAAAGAATGCTCAGTTACAGATCTGTGGTGCTGTCTCATTAAGGAATGAGGATGATGAATTGCCTGTGTTTTGTGTAGCAGCAGTTCTCATTATGAATCGTCAGAAAATCATCAGAGTAACTCATTCAATTGATGATTTGATAAAG ATATTCAATGACAACATGCTCAAGATCAGTGTCAAAAGATGCATACGTACAGCCATCAAACTTCGGAAGAAATACTTTTACAAG CTAATCAGAAGCAAGAGCCCAGAAGCTCATAATGGTGACTAG
- the LOC131150951 gene encoding uncharacterized protein LOC131150951 isoform X3, with protein MSFDEEEKQWSCGKVGGVKLHRVSSIIRDIGEPCLHQSPIKVVIAVSKMLKPDKWQAAFDSDGKVFGFQKALKLIVLGGVDPSIRPEVWEFLLGCYAPSSTAEYRRELRMARRERYKDLIKQCQMMHANVGTGSPAYVVGSKVMDVRTFSKANGRKEAEVKNRQASDENTNKLDTYCEWDHSCTDTPYACQRECSSYSSDIVSVRRSTDGMAYDSSSLICSSDPYNCSSPKPGREAHISECVNERIYDFPTLPVTNLFEKHVQEKKDFEMDDDGLSAQCNLRLEDESLHSFQIDNNVDLIMESNDLPSNNISPHIHSEIEMIHPDTHEPAFRSSNLGCKPETVDSLRISDVPKTPIINATSQGVGSEDRVSEWLWTLHRIAVDVVRTDSHLEFYEDTKNLARMSDILAVYAWVDPATGYCQGMSDLLSPFVVLYEDNADAFWCFEMLLRRMMEGPTRVMKQLQALWHILELTDREMFVHLSHIGAESLHFAFRMLLVLFRRELSFNEALFMWEMMWAADFDEATLSSLEENCLEQLLVQAPKDLSREIVEVREDNVNYSLRCGLKSKQRNIKQRISENGGIKSASSHHLCGLTKSFWSKNAQLQICGAVSLRNEDDELPVFCVAAVLIMNRQKIIRVTHSIDDLIKIFNDNMLKISVKRCIRTAIKLRKKYFYKLIRSKSPEAHNGD; from the exons ATGTCTTTTGACGAAGAGGAGAAACAATGGAGTTGTGGGAAGGTTGGTGGTGTGAAGCTTCATCGAGTCAGTTCTATTATTCGCGACATTGGCGAACCTTGCCTCCACCAATCACCGATAAAGGTTGTTATAGCT GTAAGTAAAATGCTTAAGCCGGACAAGTGGCAGGCAGCTTTTGATAGTGATGGAAAGGTTTTTGGTTTCCAGAAAGCACTGAAGTTGATAGTTTTGGGG GGTGTGGATCCATCTATAAGGCCAGAAGTTTGGGAGTTTCTTCTTGGCTGTTATGCACCAAGCAGCACTGCTGAGTATCGAAGGGAACTGAGGATGGCTAGGAG GGAGCGTTACAAGGACCTAATTAAGCAATGCCAAATGATGCATGCAAACGTAGGAACTGGTTCACCTGCATATGTTGTGGGGTCCAAAGTTATGGATGTTCGGACATTTTCCAAAGCTAATGGGAGAAAAGAAGCTGAAGTAAAAAACAGACAAGCTTCTGATGAAAATACTAACAAATTAGATACTTATTGTGAATGGGATCATAGTTGTACAGATACACCATATGCCTGCCAAAGAGAATGCTCTAGTTATTCATCTGACATTGTCAGTGTAAGGAGAAGCACAGACGGTATGGCATATGACTCTTCAAGTCTTATATGTAGTTCAGATCCATACAACTGCAGTTCTCCAAAACCTGGGAGAGAAGCACATATATCAGAATGCGTAAACGAAAGAATTTATGATTTTCCTACTTTACCTGTTACGAATTTGTTTGAGAAGCATGTTCAGGAAAAGAAAGATTTTGAGATGGATGATGATGGACTTTCCGCTCAGTGTAATCTGAGATTAGAAGATGAAAGTCTGCACAGTTTTCAGATTGACAACAATGTGGATCTAATTATGGAATCAAATGATTTACCGTCTAACAATATCTCACCTCATATTCACTCTGAAATTGAAATGATTCATCCTGATACCCATGAACCAGCATTTCGGTCCAGTAATCTGGGATGCAAACCAGAAACAGTGGACAGCCTGAGAATATCAGATGTTCCAAAAACACCCATAATAAATGCAACATCTCAAGGGGTTGGCAGTGAAGACAGAGTATCTGAATGGCTTTGGACACTGCACCGCATAG CTGTTGATGTGGTAAGAACAGATAGCCATCTTGAATTCTATGAGGATACGAAAAACTTAGCCAGAATGTCAGACATCCTTGCTGTTTATGCATGGGTTGATCCTGCAACAGGATACTGCCAAG GTATGAGTGATTTGCTGTCCCCTTTTGTTGTTCTCTACGAGGATAATGCTGATGCATTTTGGTGCTTTGAGATGCTTCTAAGGAGAATG ATGGAAGGTCCTACTAGAGTCATGAAGCAGTTGCAAGCACTATGGCACATCTTGGAACTCACAGACCGAGAAATGTTTGTGCACCTCTCGCATATAGGTGCTGAAAGCCTTCATTTTGCTTTCCGCATGCTGTTGGTGCTTTTTCGTCGGGAGTTGTCTTTCAATGAGGCTCTTTTTATGTGGGAG ATGATGTGGGCTGCTGATTTTGATGAGGCAACATTGTCTAGTCTAGAGGAGAATTGCCTGGAACAACTGCTGGTACAGGCTCCAAAAGATTTAAGTAGAGAAATAGTAGAAGTAAGGGAGGACAATGTTAATTATAGTTTGAGGTGTGGCTTAAAGTCGAAGCAAAGAAATATTAAGCAACGCATATCTGAAAATGGGGGAATAAAATCAGCATCATCTCATCACCTCTGTGGCTTGACAAAGAGTTTTTGGTCAAAGAATGCTCAGTTACAGATCTGTGGTGCTGTCTCATTAAGGAATGAGGATGATGAATTGCCTGTGTTTTGTGTAGCAGCAGTTCTCATTATGAATCGTCAGAAAATCATCAGAGTAACTCATTCAATTGATGATTTGATAAAG ATATTCAATGACAACATGCTCAAGATCAGTGTCAAAAGATGCATACGTACAGCCATCAAACTTCGGAAGAAATACTTTTACAAG CTAATCAGAAGCAAGAGCCCAGAAGCTCATAATGGTGACTAG